In the Chroococcidiopsis sp. SAG 2025 genome, one interval contains:
- a CDS encoding DUF2157 domain-containing protein produces the protein MKIYKDDLSWAASQGLITEAQAEALWQALSNRIGDRPQFNFANVTFYFGALVVISAMSWFMSLAWESFGGGGMFLLACIYAFCFVMAGKTLYFHQNMKVPGGLLFAIAVCMTPLAIYGLQRWTGFWIQGDPGVYRDYYVWIKGSWFLMELGTIIAGLIALKFVRFPFLTAPIAFSLYFMSMDLTPLLFGKNEFSWAQRLLVSLWFGIACIVVAYLVDLRTRRRDGDFAFWLYLFGLLAFWFGMTLMRDSSEWQKLIYCLINLGLILLSVLLKRKVFIVFGALGVFGYLSHLAYTVFKNALLFPFALTVLGISIIYLGVLYQRHNRKIERFFERSLPQFLRQMLPRD, from the coding sequence ATGAAAATTTACAAAGACGATCTGTCTTGGGCGGCTTCCCAAGGCTTAATTACTGAGGCGCAAGCAGAGGCGCTATGGCAGGCATTATCTAACCGGATCGGGGATCGCCCCCAATTTAATTTTGCCAACGTAACTTTTTATTTTGGGGCTTTGGTGGTTATCTCTGCCATGAGTTGGTTTATGAGCTTGGCTTGGGAGTCGTTTGGTGGCGGCGGAATGTTCTTGTTGGCTTGTATTTATGCATTTTGTTTTGTAATGGCAGGCAAAACTTTATACTTTCACCAAAACATGAAAGTTCCTGGGGGATTGCTATTTGCGATCGCAGTTTGCATGACTCCTCTAGCAATTTACGGACTGCAAAGATGGACGGGATTTTGGATTCAAGGCGATCCAGGTGTATATCGAGATTACTATGTTTGGATTAAAGGCAGTTGGTTTCTAATGGAATTAGGAACTATTATTGCAGGTTTGATCGCACTCAAATTTGTCCGATTTCCATTTTTGACTGCGCCGATTGCTTTTTCGTTATATTTCATGTCGATGGATTTAACACCATTGTTATTTGGTAAAAATGAGTTTAGCTGGGCGCAAAGGCTATTAGTTTCCCTATGGTTTGGCATTGCGTGTATTGTCGTTGCCTATTTAGTCGATCTTCGCACGCGCAGGCGCGATGGGGATTTTGCTTTTTGGTTATATTTATTTGGCTTACTTGCCTTCTGGTTTGGTATGACTTTAATGAGAGATAGCAGTGAATGGCAAAAATTGATTTATTGTTTAATTAATTTGGGATTGATTTTACTGTCTGTATTGTTAAAACGCAAAGTTTTTATAGTGTTTGGCGCTCTGGGAGTCTTTGGATATTTAAGTCACCTTGCCTATACAGTTTTTAAAAATGCCTTATTATTTCCATTTGCACTCACTGTTTTAGGAATATCTATTATCTATTTGGGCGTTTTATATCAACGCCATAACAGAAAAATCGAACGTTTCTTTGAGCGATCGCTACCACAATTTTTGAGGCAAATGCTACCGCGAGATTAG
- a CDS encoding DUF58 domain-containing protein, whose translation MIPAKRVYLLLLLGIAVAPLLATIWNVPRSILGMLLFDAVILGLTIADSLLVRRHRVQVERSLPARLSIGRDNPVVLTVRSLKKSAQIQICDYYPMQFAVSATTLTAALAPHSTTELTYTIHPNQRGEFGWGDLQVRQLGAWGLGWDNWKIVQNQKVKVYPDLVGLRSLSIRLTLQSAGSIHKLRQRGIGTEFAELKDYGTGDDLRLIDWKATARRNRPLVRVLEPEHEQTLIILLDRGRLMTAQVSGLKRFDWGLNATLALALAGIHRGDRVGVGVFDKQMQTWIPPERGQNQLNQLIDRLTPIQPVLLESDYIGAVTSIVKQQARRALVVLITDIVDIIASAELLAALGRLTPRYLPFCVTLRDRQVDRLAHTPTDEVNATYARAVALDLLSQRQVAFAGLKQKGVLVLDAPADLISEQLVDRYLQLKARNQL comes from the coding sequence ATGATTCCTGCCAAAAGAGTTTATTTGTTGCTGTTGTTGGGAATAGCCGTCGCACCCCTATTAGCTACAATTTGGAACGTGCCGCGCAGTATCCTGGGGATGCTGCTGTTTGATGCTGTTATCTTAGGACTGACGATCGCTGACAGCTTATTAGTACGCCGTCATCGCGTCCAAGTCGAGCGATCTCTGCCTGCTCGACTCTCCATCGGACGGGATAATCCGGTGGTTTTGACAGTGCGATCGCTTAAAAAATCAGCTCAAATTCAAATTTGCGATTATTACCCGATGCAGTTCGCTGTTTCTGCAACTACGCTGACTGCTGCGCTTGCACCTCATAGCACGACAGAATTAACTTATACAATTCATCCCAACCAACGGGGAGAATTTGGCTGGGGAGATCTGCAAGTGAGACAATTGGGTGCTTGGGGATTAGGTTGGGATAACTGGAAAATCGTCCAAAATCAGAAAGTTAAGGTTTATCCTGACTTGGTAGGGTTGCGATCGCTCTCGATTCGGTTGACGCTGCAATCGGCTGGTTCGATCCACAAGCTGCGCCAACGGGGAATCGGAACGGAATTTGCCGAACTTAAGGATTACGGTACGGGTGACGATTTGCGGTTGATTGACTGGAAAGCTACGGCTCGCCGTAATCGTCCTTTGGTGAGGGTATTGGAGCCAGAACACGAACAAACCCTGATTATTCTATTGGATAGAGGACGCTTGATGACGGCTCAAGTATCAGGGTTAAAGCGGTTTGATTGGGGTTTAAACGCAACTTTGGCTTTAGCACTAGCGGGAATTCATCGCGGCGATCGCGTGGGTGTGGGAGTATTTGATAAACAAATGCAGACTTGGATACCACCAGAACGGGGACAGAATCAATTAAACCAACTGATCGATCGCCTGACACCAATTCAACCCGTATTACTCGAATCTGACTATATTGGTGCTGTCACGAGTATTGTCAAACAACAAGCTCGCAGAGCCTTGGTAGTATTAATTACAGATATTGTTGATATAATCGCTTCTGCCGAATTATTAGCCGCATTAGGAAGACTGACACCCCGTTATTTACCTTTTTGCGTGACATTGCGCGATCGCCAAGTGGATCGATTGGCTCATACTCCTACAGATGAAGTGAATGCGACTTATGCTCGTGCTGTGGCTTTAGATTTATTATCTCAGCGTCAAGTTGCCTTTGCTGGGTTGAAACAAAAAGGGGTTTTGGTATTAGATGCACCAGCCGATTTAATTTCGGAACAGTTAGTAGATCGGTATTTGCAGTTGAAAGCGAGGAATCAGTTGTAA
- the ychF gene encoding redox-regulated ATPase YchF, with the protein MLRAGIVGLPNVGKSTLFNALVANAKAEAANFPFCTIEPNVGVVAVPDERLKVLAEISNSAQIVPTRVEFVDIAGLVEGASQGEGLGNQFLSHIREVDAIVHVVRCFENDDIIHVAGSVDPVRDIEVINLELVLADLAQIERRSDRARKLARTSKEAQLELTVLDKLTEALNLGKPARQVSLTDEEAVLIKGLGLLTAKPVIYAANVSEDDLSTGNQWVEQVRQFAASDKAQVVIVSAQVESELVEIPEEERAEFLATLGVEEGGLKSLIRATYELLGLRTYFTTGPKETRAWTITAGMVAPQAAGVIHSDFERGFIRAETVAYNDLVANGSMNGAKEKGLVRSEGKEYIVKEGDVMLFRFNV; encoded by the coding sequence ATGCTCAGAGCCGGAATTGTCGGACTGCCTAATGTCGGCAAATCTACATTGTTTAATGCTTTAGTTGCCAATGCCAAAGCTGAGGCAGCTAATTTTCCTTTTTGTACGATTGAACCAAATGTGGGCGTGGTTGCCGTACCAGATGAACGACTAAAGGTGCTTGCCGAAATTTCTAACTCCGCGCAAATCGTGCCTACGCGGGTTGAGTTTGTCGATATTGCGGGTTTGGTGGAAGGTGCAAGTCAGGGAGAAGGACTAGGCAATCAATTTCTGTCCCACATCCGCGAAGTTGATGCGATCGTTCATGTCGTGCGTTGTTTTGAGAATGACGATATCATTCACGTTGCTGGTTCTGTCGATCCGGTGCGAGACATTGAGGTGATTAATTTAGAACTGGTTTTAGCAGATTTAGCCCAAATCGAACGTAGAAGCGATCGCGCCCGCAAGCTAGCTCGAACCAGCAAAGAAGCTCAGCTTGAATTGACTGTGTTAGATAAATTGACAGAAGCTCTCAATCTAGGTAAACCAGCCCGTCAAGTTAGTCTAACTGATGAAGAAGCTGTTTTAATTAAAGGGTTGGGATTGCTCACAGCTAAACCAGTTATTTATGCCGCAAATGTATCGGAGGACGATCTGTCAACTGGAAACCAATGGGTGGAACAAGTCAGGCAGTTTGCAGCCTCTGATAAAGCACAGGTGGTTATAGTTTCAGCACAAGTGGAATCGGAATTAGTCGAGATCCCAGAAGAAGAACGAGCCGAATTTCTTGCCACATTAGGCGTAGAAGAAGGCGGGTTAAAATCTTTAATTCGCGCTACCTACGAATTACTCGGTTTGCGTACCTACTTTACTACAGGTCCAAAAGAAACTCGCGCTTGGACAATTACCGCAGGAATGGTAGCACCGCAAGCTGCTGGAGTCATTCACTCTGATTTTGAGCGCGGTTTTATTCGCGCTGAAACGGTGGCTTACAATGACCTAGTAGCCAATGGCTCGATGAATGGAGCCAAAGAAAAAGGTTTAGTGCGTAGTGAAGGAAAAGAATACATTGTTAAGGAAGGGGACGTGATGCTGTTCCGGTTTAACGTGTAG
- a CDS encoding alkaline phosphatase family protein, whose protein sequence is MGLRVPFSFSLASLKRFIPIVIFTFGLTFIFHFFAATPAVNKPHPKIVLISLDGATPPLLDRYFATGVLDKHKGLGLLQSQGLVAKQNQTITPSLTAPAHIAIGTGSTAARNDINANSFHLVASPFKQNISGFAAPIGGYSVGIDGPLDDHTQTAESLWIALRNNGKKVIAATFPGADGLDIKIPGLTDSPVVQPASDRTVDYTVPFGAFGGVGARGFSFTAPDFSDAASEIIQQLTTAGRPSFSPVKVTTLETIPASGSGSLTGGGGPYNLQVAAIDTSDDKVVNYDTLIIFDADRGIQPRASQPPATGSAYFKASDRTSSLFYFEDSTNKVGTSFYVTQLAPDLSQVRLARYSANYIPRNQAVLADVDDANNNVGFWVPQPDFRIPERISPGFDDFPDLELEAVYQDQVRTFVDYQTRIALRAIAQNPDADLVLTYIEQPDGSGHQFLITDPRQATDFRDPNSIVNNQDREKIERYQKYLRSAYREVNTAVQRIIEAVGTNKRGRPNSNVIVVSDHGFAPFHTAVSLNNYLSSLGFDNTKVRAITSGPAVNIYINLQGREPDGTVSKAEYVTLQQQLVEALSKFTDTNPNYTAGSKSVAIFDKIYARPIPSDPSDRHFGLDTSEFIGQDSGDVFAIMRLGYNFDGTQTPVVQRLGDPASETPLLSVPNFYGAHGYDPELPEMSAIFYAAGSDIGAGTIQRVRNIDIAPTILRILGVQPAPTVEGDPVDLGRA, encoded by the coding sequence ATGGGGTTGAGAGTTCCCTTCAGTTTCAGTCTGGCTTCGCTCAAACGTTTTATCCCAATTGTTATTTTTACTTTCGGATTAACTTTTATATTTCACTTCTTTGCTGCAACTCCAGCTGTTAACAAACCTCATCCCAAAATCGTCTTGATTTCCCTAGATGGCGCAACACCACCGTTGCTCGATCGCTACTTTGCAACTGGTGTATTGGACAAACATAAGGGATTGGGACTGTTGCAAAGTCAAGGACTTGTTGCCAAACAAAATCAAACTATCACCCCGTCTCTAACTGCGCCAGCCCATATTGCGATCGGTACTGGTTCTACAGCTGCTCGTAACGATATTAATGCTAATAGCTTTCACCTCGTTGCCAGTCCTTTCAAACAAAATATCAGCGGTTTTGCGGCTCCAATTGGCGGCTACTCGGTGGGAATTGACGGACCTCTGGACGACCATACCCAAACTGCTGAATCTCTCTGGATTGCGCTGCGGAACAACGGTAAGAAAGTCATTGCCGCTACCTTTCCCGGTGCTGATGGACTCGATATCAAAATTCCTGGTTTGACCGATAGCCCAGTCGTCCAACCAGCTAGCGATCGCACGGTAGATTATACCGTACCGTTTGGCGCATTTGGCGGCGTAGGAGCTAGGGGCTTTAGCTTTACAGCACCAGATTTTAGCGATGCTGCTAGCGAGATTATTCAGCAACTCACAACCGCAGGCAGACCGTCTTTTAGCCCCGTCAAAGTCACGACTCTCGAAACCATCCCCGCAAGCGGTTCGGGTAGCCTGACTGGTGGCGGTGGTCCCTACAACCTACAAGTGGCGGCGATCGATACGAGCGATGATAAAGTTGTTAACTACGATACTTTAATTATTTTTGATGCCGATCGCGGTATCCAACCTAGAGCATCTCAACCCCCTGCTACTGGTTCCGCCTACTTTAAAGCTAGCGATCGCACCTCCAGTTTATTTTACTTTGAAGACAGTACGAATAAAGTCGGTACGAGTTTCTATGTTACTCAACTCGCCCCCGACCTTTCCCAGGTGCGGTTAGCGCGTTATTCTGCTAACTATATTCCTCGCAACCAAGCAGTTTTGGCGGATGTGGACGATGCGAATAATAATGTTGGGTTCTGGGTTCCTCAGCCCGACTTCCGCATCCCCGAACGAATCAGTCCAGGCTTTGATGATTTTCCCGATCTAGAACTAGAGGCAGTTTATCAAGATCAAGTTCGTACCTTTGTAGATTACCAGACGCGGATTGCTTTACGGGCGATCGCTCAAAATCCCGATGCGGATCTTGTATTGACATATATCGAACAACCCGATGGTTCGGGACACCAATTTCTAATTACCGATCCTCGCCAAGCTACTGATTTTCGCGATCCCAACTCAATTGTCAATAACCAAGACCGAGAAAAAATTGAGCGATATCAAAAGTATCTGCGATCGGCTTATCGAGAAGTAAATACAGCCGTGCAGCGAATCATTGAGGCTGTTGGGACAAATAAGCGCGGTAGACCGAATAGTAATGTTATCGTAGTGTCCGACCACGGTTTTGCCCCGTTCCACACCGCAGTTAGCCTCAACAACTACCTCAGCAGCTTGGGATTTGATAATACAAAAGTACGAGCAATTACCTCGGGTCCAGCAGTAAACATTTACATCAATTTGCAGGGACGAGAACCGGATGGCACTGTGAGTAAAGCAGAATATGTCACGCTGCAACAACAGTTGGTTGAGGCGCTATCCAAATTTACCGATACTAATCCAAACTATACTGCGGGAAGCAAATCTGTAGCGATCTTCGATAAGATCTACGCTCGTCCCATACCCAGCGATCCGAGCGATCGCCACTTTGGCTTAGATACAAGTGAGTTTATCGGTCAAGACAGCGGAGATGTTTTTGCAATTATGCGGCTGGGGTACAATTTTGACGGCACTCAAACCCCAGTGGTACAACGTTTGGGCGATCCGGCTTCAGAGACTCCATTGCTATCAGTCCCCAACTTCTACGGCGCTCATGGCTACGATCCAGAATTACCAGAGATGAGCGCAATTTTTTATGCTGCTGGATCAGACATTGGTGCTGGGACAATTCAGCGAGTGCGTAATATCGATATTGCTCCTACGATCCTGCGAATTTTGGGCGTGCAACCAGCGCCAACTGTGGAAGGCGATCCGGTCGATCTAGGTCGGGCGTAA
- a CDS encoding response regulator — MGFEPFYTTKEIGKGTGLGLSTVLGIIKSHGGFIRVSSEIRQGSCFAIYLPADLNAVDRVIEDETLPVGNGELILVVDDELLILEVAKTSLEAHNYRTIAANNGIEALSRYREYHDRAQLVLIDLMMPELDGMKTIARLRGLNPQLKIIANSGSIQTTSTSIGVDAFLSKPYSLKNLLSTIQLVLNSNTPSKLG, encoded by the coding sequence GTGGGTTTTGAACCGTTTTACACTACGAAAGAAATTGGTAAAGGCACGGGTTTAGGTCTTTCTACCGTATTGGGCATTATCAAAAGTCACGGTGGCTTTATCCGCGTCTCTAGTGAAATTAGGCAGGGAAGTTGTTTTGCCATCTATTTGCCTGCCGATCTGAATGCAGTGGATCGAGTTATTGAAGACGAAACATTGCCAGTTGGAAATGGTGAATTGATTTTAGTTGTCGATGATGAGTTGTTAATTTTAGAAGTTGCCAAAACTTCTTTAGAAGCTCACAACTATCGAACGATCGCTGCAAATAATGGTATCGAAGCCCTCAGTCGCTACCGAGAATACCACGATCGCGCGCAACTTGTATTAATCGATTTGATGATGCCAGAATTAGATGGTATGAAAACGATTGCGCGATTAAGAGGGCTGAATCCACAACTGAAAATTATTGCTAATAGTGGCTCGATCCAAACAACATCCACATCAATTGGAGTAGATGCCTTTTTATCGAAACCGTATTCGCTCAAAAACCTTTTAAGTACGATCCAACTCGTTCTCAATTCAAATACTCCGTCTAAGTTGGGTTGA
- a CDS encoding tryptophan 2,3-dioxygenase family protein → MSESYQPLPPLDPNLEIGNNHYWNYHNIEALISCKKPLTASKDEDLFITVHQICELAFHQMTIEMGRVLNALLKALDADSVISNTSEACYFFQRVLRLYEVVNTTMPILTTMRAFAEFRTSIGPTSGFQSIQFRHLEIMSGVRKYWVGGTKDAEGKLHIAETEFDRKYGDRINQWFEQYKEHNLTYYYDLLISRAVGNTQAEKVANLRTYSDANAVLNFMQAYDKCQTQFHQGHLGLAIQQLKIVGVEVGTGGTSFKDYLAKYHREEAPLFPGLS, encoded by the coding sequence ATGTCCGAATCCTATCAACCTCTACCACCCCTCGATCCTAATTTGGAGATCGGCAACAATCATTATTGGAATTATCACAATATTGAGGCGCTAATTAGTTGTAAAAAACCTCTAACTGCTTCAAAAGATGAAGATTTATTTATCACCGTGCATCAGATTTGCGAACTTGCCTTTCATCAAATGACTATTGAGATGGGACGGGTTTTAAATGCTTTGTTAAAGGCATTAGACGCGGATTCAGTTATTAGTAATACTAGCGAAGCGTGTTATTTCTTTCAAAGAGTATTGCGACTATATGAGGTTGTCAATACTACCATGCCGATTCTCACAACTATGCGAGCATTTGCCGAATTTCGGACTAGCATTGGTCCCACAAGCGGCTTTCAATCAATTCAATTTCGGCATTTAGAAATTATGAGCGGAGTGAGAAAGTATTGGGTAGGTGGAACTAAAGATGCTGAAGGTAAGTTGCATATTGCCGAGACTGAATTCGATCGCAAATATGGCGATCGCATTAATCAGTGGTTCGAGCAGTATAAAGAACATAACTTAACATATTATTACGATCTGCTCATCAGTCGTGCTGTAGGCAACACGCAAGCCGAGAAAGTTGCCAATTTACGCACTTATTCTGATGCCAATGCAGTTCTCAACTTTATGCAAGCCTACGATAAATGCCAAACTCAATTTCATCAAGGGCATTTAGGTTTGGCAATTCAACAACTCAAAATTGTCGGGGTAGAAGTCGGGACTGGTGGCACGTCTTTTAAAGATTATTTAGCGAAATATCACAGGGAAGAAGCGCCATTATTTCCGGGGTTAAGCTAG
- a CDS encoding IS4 family transposase codes for MEQAIAKTKVCEQRKRSLPAQLVICLVIAMSLWSRDSMRDVLKNLIDGLSEAWVKVGKYWRVFCKSAITQARQRLSPRVMSQLFHQLVRPMASTDTKGAFLNGLRIVVIDRTCFDLPDSDENARVFGRPSSRPGTQAAFPKLRLVILVEAGTHLIFDALMCPYRIGERVRALRLLRSVSSGMLLMWDRGLHSYAMVQATVTTGSDYLGRIPANVKFLCEEPLADGSYLSWIYPPAKFRSKACQPIQVRVIEYTIGNTDNPEEQLRYRLITSLLELEKFPAQLLAIEYHQRWEVENTIDELKVHLSGRKTHIRSQKPREVVQEVYGWLLGHWAVRLLMFQAAKSAGITPLRLSFTGTLRVIRRAIPKFQRLQSQELPFF; via the coding sequence ATCGAGCAAGCGATCGCTAAAACTAAAGTTTGTGAACAACGTAAACGCTCGTTACCAGCACAATTGGTAATTTGTTTGGTAATTGCGATGAGTCTGTGGTCACGAGATTCGATGAGAGATGTGCTGAAAAACTTAATTGATGGGCTGAGCGAAGCATGGGTGAAAGTGGGGAAATACTGGCGAGTTTTTTGTAAATCAGCAATAACGCAAGCCCGACAACGATTAAGTCCAAGGGTGATGAGTCAATTGTTCCATCAACTGGTGCGACCAATGGCTAGCACCGATACCAAAGGAGCATTTCTCAATGGATTGCGAATTGTGGTAATTGATCGGACTTGCTTCGATCTGCCAGACAGCGATGAAAATGCGAGAGTTTTTGGTCGTCCGAGCAGCCGTCCTGGCACACAAGCCGCATTTCCCAAACTGCGATTAGTCATTTTGGTAGAAGCAGGAACACATTTAATCTTTGATGCATTGATGTGTCCATATCGAATAGGAGAACGAGTGCGGGCATTAAGATTATTACGCTCCGTGAGTTCAGGGATGTTGTTGATGTGGGACAGAGGGTTACATTCTTATGCAATGGTGCAAGCAACTGTCACAACTGGTAGCGATTATTTAGGAAGAATTCCCGCAAATGTCAAGTTTTTGTGCGAAGAACCACTGGCGGATGGTTCTTATCTGAGTTGGATTTATCCACCTGCTAAATTCCGCTCAAAAGCTTGCCAGCCCATACAAGTCCGAGTGATTGAATACACAATTGGTAATACCGACAACCCAGAGGAACAACTAAGATATCGCTTAATTACCAGCTTATTGGAATTGGAGAAATTTCCGGCTCAACTACTGGCGATTGAATATCATCAACGCTGGGAAGTAGAAAATACTATTGATGAACTCAAAGTACATTTATCAGGACGAAAAACTCATATTCGCTCTCAAAAACCGCGTGAAGTTGTGCAGGAAGTTTACGGGTGGTTGTTAGGACACTGGGCTGTGCGGTTATTGATGTTTCAAGCTGCAAAGAGCGCGGGTATCACTCCTTTGCGTCTGAGTTTCACTGGGACATTGCGAGTTATTCGTCGTGCTATCCCGAAATTTCAACGCTTGCAATCACAAGAACTCCCCTTTTTTTAA
- a CDS encoding M14 family metallopeptidase — MPEVRFDKYYRYADLTEIVRAYAREFPQLVRLQNIGKSYEGRDIWLLTVTNFATGDDPDKPALWVDGNIHATELAPSSACLYFLQTLVTGYGTQPDITRCLDTRVFYICPRVNPDGAELALANKPKFIRSSTRPYPHQGEREEGLVMTDMDGDGRILQMRIPDPNGAWKVCPTEPRLLIPREPIETGGQYYRILPEGEIENYNGIQIDIPPPKEGLDLNRNFPSGWRQEQEQMGAGPYPASEAEVRSLVDFITCHPNITGAIAFHTFSGVILRPYSHQSDDELPTKDLRVYQCIGDKATEITQYPAVSVFHEFRYDPKDFITGAFDDWAYEHQGVFAWTVEIWSPQRQAGIKEYKFIDWYREHPFEDDLTMLRWNDEVLGGKGYIDWYPFEHPQLGEVELGGWDAMYAWSNPPPQFLEKELARFPKWLVWHLLISPQLEIYEASISHLGGSNYRIRFAVQNTGWLPTYVTERAMDKKLVRDCLCEIELPEGAKLVTGKLREDVGQLEGRAYQPSAPLRRQADPTSDRALVEWVVYAPDDGTVFKLIARHDRAGVVRTTVVS; from the coding sequence ATGCCAGAAGTCCGGTTCGATAAGTACTATCGCTATGCAGACTTAACCGAGATCGTACGCGCATACGCACGAGAATTTCCGCAACTGGTACGACTGCAAAACATTGGTAAAAGCTACGAAGGCAGAGACATTTGGCTATTAACAGTTACCAATTTCGCGACGGGTGACGATCCAGATAAGCCTGCTTTGTGGGTAGATGGTAATATCCATGCCACAGAACTCGCGCCTTCAAGTGCCTGCCTGTATTTCCTGCAAACATTGGTGACTGGCTATGGCACTCAACCTGATATTACCCGTTGCTTGGACACTCGCGTATTTTATATCTGTCCTCGCGTCAATCCTGATGGTGCTGAGCTGGCTTTGGCAAACAAACCAAAGTTTATCCGTTCTAGCACTCGTCCTTATCCTCACCAGGGAGAACGAGAAGAGGGGCTAGTGATGACAGATATGGACGGAGATGGGCGAATTCTACAAATGAGAATACCAGATCCGAATGGTGCTTGGAAAGTTTGCCCAACTGAACCGCGTTTATTAATTCCACGGGAACCAATAGAAACGGGCGGACAATATTATCGCATCCTCCCAGAGGGAGAAATTGAAAACTACAACGGCATCCAGATTGACATTCCACCACCGAAAGAAGGACTCGACTTAAACCGCAATTTCCCTAGTGGATGGCGACAAGAACAAGAGCAAATGGGAGCAGGACCCTATCCTGCCTCAGAAGCAGAAGTGCGATCGCTAGTTGATTTTATTACCTGTCATCCTAATATTACAGGGGCGATCGCCTTTCACACTTTTAGTGGTGTTATCCTACGCCCTTACAGCCATCAAAGCGATGACGAGTTACCCACCAAAGATTTGCGCGTTTACCAGTGTATCGGCGATAAAGCCACAGAAATCACTCAATACCCTGCTGTCTCAGTCTTTCACGAATTTCGCTACGATCCCAAAGACTTTATTACAGGTGCATTTGACGATTGGGCTTACGAACATCAAGGAGTATTTGCCTGGACGGTAGAAATTTGGAGTCCGCAGCGTCAAGCCGGAATTAAAGAGTATAAATTCATCGACTGGTATAGGGAACACCCCTTTGAAGATGACTTAACCATGCTGCGTTGGAATGATGAAGTTTTAGGTGGTAAGGGTTACATCGATTGGTATCCCTTCGAGCATCCTCAACTCGGTGAAGTCGAACTAGGGGGATGGGATGCAATGTATGCCTGGTCAAATCCTCCCCCCCAGTTTTTGGAAAAAGAGCTTGCGCGTTTTCCTAAGTGGTTGGTATGGCACTTATTAATATCGCCTCAGTTAGAAATTTATGAGGCGAGTATCAGTCACTTAGGCGGTTCTAATTATCGCATCCGCTTTGCCGTTCAAAATACAGGTTGGCTACCTACCTACGTTACCGAAAGAGCAATGGATAAAAAACTGGTACGGGATTGTCTATGTGAAATCGAGCTACCAGAAGGGGCAAAATTGGTAACGGGGAAATTGCGAGAAGATGTAGGACAACTCGAAGGACGCGCCTACCAGCCTTCTGCACCCCTGAGAAGACAAGCCGATCCGACAAGCGATCGCGCTTTAGTTGAATGGGTAGTATACGCGCCTGATGACGGTACAGTCTTCAAATTAATTGCTCGTCACGATCGCGCCGGAGTCGTCCGTACTACAGTTGTCAGTTGA